In Argopecten irradians isolate NY chromosome 11, Ai_NY, whole genome shotgun sequence, one DNA window encodes the following:
- the LOC138334310 gene encoding uncharacterized protein encodes MAEDGHLQESDNTSTIQCRLLDCPICLEQMLQPKSLPCLHSFCEECLGTYIVTDLSGEMAAATSFPCPVCRKITSPVDPSETKETWARQFPSNSLVKYANIPHDTKQFCGLCKRTKNIDVLATYLCKQDDTLFCNSCKINAHDYLHKICDTVPIDDMALAPTFPNICSTHNEKMEWYCKDHKLIRCNKCIITEHRRCDAVMTVTEFCEKQTEHSNLYKIGLSLGMAVKCMELMIKTCDDRDESMKQNQDVGLKSISDLRRRIDAHLDKKQKEITQELISKCKAEKAKVDVTRQNCNRLKAAIQSTREASMTADKRKDHIKRIQLFHRGQTEIRACNDLIDELSSKSVTIKHDTDSVKFTQKSPMSLGQILVMEQPCNFPDGVEYIQSHDKLSYSGVKKLRQFDCATSGGVVLMSTGNIVVNDCNNNSLKLLSSQGECLSFLTINGTQSDVCLVEDSTVAVAASESYFSTGIHIVKVQDSVLTLSSVIRMKEKCHGITFVDGAFIVSTPKDVYRVGMDGKSQKVDQLPNNCYHLVSCPNQKGTFASLSTSKAIDAKAIDAVVTKLSTEVQTCIMRVGLVKNGMGIDMDRDGNLYVCGQRSNNVVQMSPDGTRIRELLTSKDGIDSPRAISVWGDKFVVTNESLENRNCIDVYQLF; translated from the coding sequence ATGGCGGAAGACGGGCATCTACAGGAAAGTGACAACACTTCAACAATACAATGTCGTCTGCTCGACTGTCCTATTTGTCTGGAGCAGATGCTACAACCGAAGTCTCTTCCTTGTCTACATTCCTTCTGTGAGGAATGTCTCGGTACCTACATCGTCACAGACTTATCAGGTGAGATGGCGGCCGCGACCTCCTTCCCCTGTCCTGTTTGTAGGAAGATCACATCACCAGTCGATCCCTCTGAGACTAAGGAGACTTGGGCACGACAGTTTCCATCCAACAGTCTCGTCAAATATGCCAACATACCTCACGATACAAAACAATTCTGTGGGCTTTGTAAAAGGACCAAAAATATTGATGTACTCGCTACATATTTGTGTAAACAGGACGACACGCTGTTTTGTAATTCTTGTAAGATAAATGCACATGACTACTTACACAAGATATGTGATACTGTACCTATCGATGACATGGCTCTGGCACCTACCTTTCCAAACATTTGTTCTACACACAACGAGAAAATGGAGTGGTACTGCAAGGACCATAAGTTAATCAGgtgtaataaatgtattatcACAGAACACCGGCGGTGTGACGCAGTAATGACTGTGACAGAATTCTGTGAAAAACAGACGGAACACTCCAATCTGTACAAGATTGGCCTGTCTCTCGGAATGGCGGTTAAATGTATGGAGCTGATGATAAAAACGTGTGATGACCGGGACGAGTCCATGAAACAAAACCAGGATGTTGGATTAAAGAGTATTTCGGACCTACGACGAAGAATCGACGCCCATCTCGACAAGAAGCAAAAGGAGATAACTCAGGAACTTATATCAAAATGCAAAGCTGAGAAAGCTAAGGTTGATGTTACCAGGCAAAACTGTAATAGGCTGAAGGCTGCCATTCAGAGTACAAGAGAAGCGTCAATGACAGCAGACAAGAGGAAAGATCATATCAAGAGAATACAACTGTTCCATCGTGGTCAGACAGAGATACGAGCCTGTAACGATCTGATTGACGAGTTATCCTCCAAGTCAGTCACTATAAAACATGACACTGACAGCGTTAAATTCACCCAGAAAAGCCCTATGTCCCTTGGACAAATCCTTGTCATGGAGCAACCGTGCAACTTTCCTGACGGAGTCGAGTATATACAAAGCCATGATAAACTGTCTTATAGCGGAGTGAAGAAATTAAGGCAATTTGACTGTGCTACTTCGGGAGGAGTGGTATTGATGTCTACTGGAAACATAGTTGTGAATGATTGTAATAACAATAGTCTGAAATTGTTGTCATCTCAAGGAGAGTGTTTGAGTTTTCTCACAATCAACGGCACCCAAAGCGATGTATGTTTAGTTGAAGATAGCACAGTAGCGGTCGCTGCGTCTGAGTCTTACTTTTCAACCGGTATACATATCGTGAAAGTACAGGACTCCGTACTGACCCTTTCGTCTGTTATAAGGATGAaagaaaagtgtcatggtataaCCTTTGTAGATGGGGCGTTCATAGTGAGTACACCAAAAGATGTGTATAGAGTAGGAATGGACGGTAAATCACAAAAGGTGGACCAGCTACCTAACAACTGTTACCATCTCGTCTCCTGTCCAAACCAAAAAGGTACATTCGCCAGTCTGTCAACGTCTAAAGCGATTGACGCTAAAGCGATTGACGCCGTCGTTACCAAACTGTCGACAGAAGTCCAGACTTGTATCATGCGTGTCGGATTGGTCAAGAATGGGATGGGGATAGACATGGACCGTGATGGGAATCTGTATGTATgtggtcaaaggtcaaacaacgTGGTACAGATGTCTCCGGACGGGACACGGATCAGAGAACTGCTGACGTCAAAGGATGGGATCGACAGCCCCAGAGCTATATCTGTATGGGGTGATAAATTCGTAGTAACGAACGAATCATTAGAAAACAGGAactgtatagatgtgtaccagCTCTTCTGA
- the LOC138334311 gene encoding uncharacterized protein isoform X2, whose translation MSEQEVGDNVKPKTQEQPPQTRERDTGSEIPTPERQPRVRTLTEKAFELYQKTVQNHQALLRDSWQEVCEVINEVTNVKDNRKDIGDAKTKLCLVYSRYRLRARDYVDYMHANYTEDSIRYLDSFTREDAQSDDMVKSVLHQLDEKGDSLFDRSSRHSSSSRRSDASSEARRKKALASKAKASKEFLQKQAQIRRKQAELEEQEAMTQARTQRLKQELNVDLDLVKNEQLCAEAEAEAEAYEEMALEENGQMLPDEVESSYERTKVFVNDHSGIPHEDVALRPTARAFIPQTQSAANTRPSDESPPLRDHKDEVMPTIVNFLMRKELASSRLFVFNDKPNHYISWRTTFKAVVQEASLGAAEELDLLVKWLGPTSSTYALSIRSSNGSNPDLGKRLLWERLDERFGSPEAVEACLRSKLDNFPKTIDNVRMYELADVLTEILVLKEDPRYQQILAHYDSPLGIRQVLNKLPTRLQFKWNDRAFSYKNTRNVSFPPFSYFVTFIKDMARLLNDPSFSIEGQKSTSGEVRNPKKTDNRSITVKKTEVTSKEKELDTKMCPLHNSRTHFLNECRDFGRRPIEERKNLLKEHKICFKCCTTDKHIAKDCKAQVSCSVCGSKRHLTVLHERRDSDHTRNKENLTNPRNQVEKHNQAETHQSSENQKVNTHCTLVCGDGFHGRSCSKIVLVEVFSEDEPSKRVSTYALLDDQSNRSLASTELLDSLGMAGREIEYTLTSCSGRSKLSGRKAIGLVIRSSEGSTMYSLPPLIECNNIPTDESEIPTPEVVRHFSHLKQLGSRIPEYKPDCSVGLLIGRDLPEAHHVNQQITGPRGSPFAQRTGLGWVIVGEVCLNKAHPPDRDIQVSTFKTNFVNGHASILAPCKNYLWVKEEIRYDPLFERGKDDEKPAWSVEDREFMEIMSNQCVQDEDGFWVAPLPFRTGRTKLPNNKSVAIKRAMILDRSLKTDKDKRDHFVAFMKKVLDSGAAEVAPPPQGEVWYLPFFGVYNSKKPGRIRGVFDSSAEFKGTSLNQNLLSGPNLTNSLLSILLRFRKDKYAVSADIEQMFYRFLVKEEHRNFLRFFWYRNNDPNLDLIEYRMRAHVFGNSPSPAVATFALHKAVEKADGDIRNFVMNDFYVDDALTSGPDASEVTALLKRTQSVLQNNGNIRLHKVVSNSMEIVKAFPQEDLSEGLASIDIKADKMPTQSSLGVSWNLDSDTFHFDVQLPVQSETRREMLSTLNSIFDPMGILSPFSIQGRILLRELTTGASWDTPLPISYQNKWNAWKASLTSLKDMQIPRMFTPISTSIAEDVQLHVYCDASELAVAAVAYMQTRSGGDIILLREKTVPRSDWRMGIVTRAFRSDLDNKVRKAEVRIGKDGSTTLLTRPINELVLLLEN comes from the exons ATGTCTGAACAAGAGGTAGGTGATAATGTTAAACCTAAAACACAGGAACAACCACCACAGACAAGGGAGAGAGATACAGGCTCTGAGATACCTACGCCTGAACGCCAACCGAGAGTAAGGACACTGACAGAAAAGGCATTTGAATTATACCAGAAAACAGTCCAAAATCATCAAGCTTTACTTAGAGACAGTTGGCAAGAGGTGTGTGAGGTAATCAATGAGGTAACAAATGTGAAGGATAATCGCAAGGATATAGGCGATGCCAAGACGAAACTCTGTCTAGTATATAGTCGATACAGGCTGAGGGCTAGGGATTATGTCGACTACATGCATGCAAACTACACAGAGGATAGTATTAGATATCTGGACTCATTTACTCGAGAGGATGCCCAGTCAGATGATATGGTTAAAAGCGTGTTACACCAACTGGACGAGAAGGGAGATTCACTCTTTGACAGATCATCAAGACATTCAAGTTCAAGCCGTCGATCAGACGCCAGTTCAGAGGCAAGGAGGAAGAAGGCCCTTGCATCAAAGGCCAAAGCATCCAAGGAGTTCTTACAGAAGCAGGCCCAGATCCGTAGGAAGCAAGCGGAGTTAGAGGAGCAGGAGGCCATGACCCAAGCTAGAACTCAACGGCTTAAACAAGAGCTTAACGTGGACCTAGATCTAGTAAAGAATGAACAACTGTGTGCTGAGGCAGAAGCTGAAGCAGAGGCGTATGAAGAAATGGCTTTGGAGGAAAATGGTCAAATGTTGCCGGATGAGGTTGAAAGTTCATATGAAAGAACCAAAGTGTTTGTTAACGACCATTCAGGCATTCCACATGAGGATGTAGCTCTACGTCCCACAGCCAGAGCGTTCATACCTCAAACACAGAGTGCTGCCAACACAAGACCATCAGATGAAAGTCCTCCACTCCGTGATCATAAGGATGAGGTGATGCCAACGATAGTGAATTTCCTTATGAGAAAGGAATTAGCCTCCTCTCGACTTTTCGTTTTCAATGATAAGCCTAATCATTATATCTCATGGAGAACGACCTTTAAGGCAGTAGTTCAAGAGGCTTCTCTCGGTGCAGCAGAGGAGTTAGACCTCTTGGTGAAGTGGCTGGGTCCTACATCCTCAACATATGCATTAAGTATTAGAAGCAGTAACGGAAGTAATCCTGACCTTGGCAAAAGGCTGCTTTGGGAGAGATTGGATGAACGGTTTGGCAGTCCAGAAGCTGTTGAAGCTTGTCTCAGATCCAAGCTTGACAATTTCCCAAAGACCATCGACAACGTGAGGATGTATGAGTTAGCAGATGTTTTAACGGAAATACTAGTATTAAAGGAAGATCCAAGATACCAACAGATTTTGGCGCATTACGACTCGCCATTGGGGATTAGGCAAGTTTTGAACAAATTACCAACTCGTCTCCAGTTTAAGTGGAATGATAGAGCCTTTTCTTACAAGAACACTAGAAATGTATCGTTTCCTCCTTTTTCATACTTTGTGACCTTTATTAAGGACATGGCTCGACTACTAAATGACCCAAGTTTCTCTATAGAAGGACAAAAGTCGACAAGTGGGGAAGTTAGAAACCCTAAAAAGACGGACAACAGATCAATCACAGTAAAGAAAACAGAAGTCACTTCAAAGGAGAAGGAACTCGATACCAAGATGTGTCCCCTTCACAACTCGCGGACGCATTTCCTAAACGAATGCAGAGATTTCGGGAGAAGGCCCATCGAGGAAAGGAAAAATCTGCTGAAGGAACACAAGATATGTTTCAAGTGCTGtacaacagacaaacatatcGCTAAGGACTGTAAGGCACAGGTGAGCTGTTCTGTCTGTGGTAGCAAAAGGCATCTAACAGTACTTCATGAGCGGAGGGACAGCGATCATACACGGAACAAAGAAAATTTGACTAATCCGAGAAATCAGGTTGAGAAGCACAATCAGGCGGAAACACACCAAAGCAGTGAGAATCAGAAAGTCAACACACACTGCACACTAGTTTGTGGGGATGGATTCCACGGCAGGTCCTGCTCTAAGATAGTCTTGGTAGAGGTATTTTCAGAGGACGAACCCAGTAAACGAGTTTCAACTTACGCTTTGCTTGACGACCAAAGTAATCGATCTCTAGCTTCTACTGAACTTTTGGATTCTCTTGGAATGGCGGGGAGGGAAATAGAATATACTCTTACCTCCTGTTCTGGAAGATCTAAATTGTCTGGTCGGAAGGCCATTGGCCTTGTTATTCGGTCAAGTGAAGGATCCACGATGTATTCCCTTCCTCCATTGATTGAATGCAATAATATACCTACTGATGAATCCGAAATACCAACGCCTGAAGTCGTTCGGCACTTTAGCCATCTAAAGCAGCTTGGCTCAAGGATTCCGGAATACAAACCTGATTGCTCTGTCGGTTTGCTGATAGGCAGAGATCTACCAGAGGCACATCACGTAAACCAACAAATTACCGGACCACGAGGCTCACCCTTTGCGCAACGCACTGGCTTAGGCTGGGTGATCGTTGGTGAGGTCTGCTTGAACAAAGCCCACCCTCCAGATAGAGATATCCAGGTCAGTACGTTCAAGACCAACTTTGTAAACGGACATGCTTCCATATTAGCTCCCTGTAAAAACTACCTTTGGGTAAAGGAGGAGATACGTTATGACCCATTATTTGAGAGAGGAAAGGATGATGAGAAGCCAGCTTGGTCTGTAGAGGACAGGGAGTTCATGGAAATTATGAGTAACCAGTGTGTGCAAGATGAAGACGGATTTTGGGTTGCACCCTTGCCATTCCGAACCGGAAGAACGAAATTGCCAAACAACAAGTCGGTGGCCATAAAAAGGGCAATGATTCTGGACAGAAGTTTGAAGACCGATAAAGACAAAAGAGACCACTTCGTCGCCTTCATGAAAAAGGTTCTGGATTCTGGGGCGGCTGAGGTAGCACCTCCACCCCAAGGCGAGGTGTGGTACCTTCCATTTTTCGGGGTTTACAACTCAAAGAAACCAGGGAGGATAAGAGGAGTTTTTGACTCATCCGCAGAGTTTAAAGGAACGTCCCTAAACCAGAATCTGCTATCGGGTCCCAACCTGACAAACAGCTTACTATCCATACTTTTGCGCTTCCGCAAGGACAAATATGCAGTGTCCGCAGATATAGAGCAGATGTTTTATCGGTTTTTGGTTAAGGAGGAACATCGGAACTTCCTTCGTTTCTTCTGGTACAGAAACAATGATCCAAATCTCGACTTAATAGAGTACCGGATGCGAGCCCATGTTTTTGGCAACAGCCCATCGCCAGCAGTTGCGACCTTTGCTCTTCATAAAGCCGTGGAGAAGGCAGACGGTGACATACGAAACTTCGTCATGAATGACTTTTATGTCGACGATGCACTAACATCCGGCCCTGATGCTAGCGAGGTAACTGCTCTTTTGAAGAGGACACAGTCGGTTTTGCAAAATAATGGTAACATTCGTCTTCACAAAGTCGTATCCAACAGCATGGAGATAGTTAAGGCATTCCCACAGGAGGATTTGAGTGAAGGACTCGCATCCATAGACATTAAGGCAGATAAGATGCCAACTCAAAGCAGCCTTGGCGTATCATGGAACTTAGACTCTGACACCTTCCATTTCGACGTACAGCTTCCTGTGCAATCAGAAACGCGTCGAGAAATGCTATCAACATTGAACAGCATTTTTGATCCCATGGGAATTCTGTCACCGTTCTCCATTCAGGGACGCATATTGTTAAGGGAGTTAACTACGGGAGCCAGTTGGGACACACCCCTGCCTATCAGTTATCAAAATAAGTGGAATGCATGGAAGGCATCTTTGACAAGTCTGAAGGACATGCAGATTCCGCGGATGTTCACACCGATTTCGACAAGCATAGCAGAGGATGTCCAGCTGCATGTGTATTGTGATGCTTCGGAGCTCGCTGTTGCTGCAGTTGCCTACATGCAAACTCGCTCTGGAG GTGATATCATTCTCCTACGCGAGAAAACGGTTCCTCGGTCCGACTGGAGGATGGGTATTGTGACCAGGGCATTCCGAAGTGATTTGGACAACAAGGTACGAAAGGCCGAAGTGAGGATTGGGAAGGATGGTAGTACGACTCTTCTAACTCGACCAATTAACGAATTGGTCCTTCTTCTGGAAAATTAA
- the LOC138334311 gene encoding uncharacterized protein isoform X1 has protein sequence MSEQEVGDNVKPKTQEQPPQTRERDTGSEIPTPERQPRVRTLTEKAFELYQKTVQNHQALLRDSWQEVCEVINEVTNVKDNRKDIGDAKTKLCLVYSRYRLRARDYVDYMHANYTEDSIRYLDSFTREDAQSDDMVKSVLHQLDEKGDSLFDRSSRHSSSSRRSDASSEARRKKALASKAKASKEFLQKQAQIRRKQAELEEQEAMTQARTQRLKQELNVDLDLVKNEQLCAEAEAEAEAYEEMALEENGQMLPDEVESSYERTKVFVNDHSGIPHEDVALRPTARAFIPQTQSAANTRPSDESPPLRDHKDEVMPTIVNFLMRKELASSRLFVFNDKPNHYISWRTTFKAVVQEASLGAAEELDLLVKWLGPTSSTYALSIRSSNGSNPDLGKRLLWERLDERFGSPEAVEACLRSKLDNFPKTIDNVRMYELADVLTEILVLKEDPRYQQILAHYDSPLGIRQVLNKLPTRLQFKWNDRAFSYKNTRNVSFPPFSYFVTFIKDMARLLNDPSFSIEGQKSTSGEVRNPKKTDNRSITVKKTEVTSKEKELDTKMCPLHNSRTHFLNECRDFGRRPIEERKNLLKEHKICFKCCTTDKHIAKDCKAQVSCSVCGSKRHLTVLHERRDSDHTRNKENLTNPRNQVEKHNQAETHQSSENQKVNTHCTLVCGDGFHGRSCSKIVLVEVFSEDEPSKRVSTYALLDDQSNRSLASTELLDSLGMAGREIEYTLTSCSGRSKLSGRKAIGLVIRSSEGSTMYSLPPLIECNNIPTDESEIPTPEVVRHFSHLKQLGSRIPEYKPDCSVGLLIGRDLPEAHHVNQQITGPRGSPFAQRTGLGWVIVGEVCLNKAHPPDRDIQVSTFKTNFVNGHASILAPCKNYLWVKEEIRYDPLFERGKDDEKPAWSVEDREFMEIMSNQCVQDEDGFWVAPLPFRTGRTKLPNNKSVAIKRAMILDRSLKTDKDKRDHFVAFMKKVLDSGAAEVAPPPQGEVWYLPFFGVYNSKKPGRIRGVFDSSAEFKGTSLNQNLLSGPNLTNSLLSILLRFRKDKYAVSADIEQMFYRFLVKEEHRNFLRFFWYRNNDPNLDLIEYRMRAHVFGNSPSPAVATFALHKAVEKADGDIRNFVMNDFYVDDALTSGPDASEVTALLKRTQSVLQNNGNIRLHKVVSNSMEIVKAFPQEDLSEGLASIDIKADKMPTQSSLGVSWNLDSDTFHFDVQLPVQSETRREMLSTLNSIFDPMGILSPFSIQGRILLRELTTGASWDTPLPISYQNKWNAWKASLTSLKDMQIPRMFTPISTSIAEDVQLHVYCDASELAVAAVAYMQTRSGGDSHIGFVMGRAKLAPSKGHTIPRLELCAAVLAVEVGEVACETLGVENVRYHSDSRVVLGYINNRTRRFYTYVANRVERILRSSRPSQWIYVSTCDNPADQATRSSATLKGFEKSLWLQGPKQLPKNHDSTYDLVEPDNDKELRPTVTSLKTVCQKTPCTRFEHFFQLETSCECCTLDQTCSSTFQESMER, from the coding sequence ATGTCTGAACAAGAGGTAGGTGATAATGTTAAACCTAAAACACAGGAACAACCACCACAGACAAGGGAGAGAGATACAGGCTCTGAGATACCTACGCCTGAACGCCAACCGAGAGTAAGGACACTGACAGAAAAGGCATTTGAATTATACCAGAAAACAGTCCAAAATCATCAAGCTTTACTTAGAGACAGTTGGCAAGAGGTGTGTGAGGTAATCAATGAGGTAACAAATGTGAAGGATAATCGCAAGGATATAGGCGATGCCAAGACGAAACTCTGTCTAGTATATAGTCGATACAGGCTGAGGGCTAGGGATTATGTCGACTACATGCATGCAAACTACACAGAGGATAGTATTAGATATCTGGACTCATTTACTCGAGAGGATGCCCAGTCAGATGATATGGTTAAAAGCGTGTTACACCAACTGGACGAGAAGGGAGATTCACTCTTTGACAGATCATCAAGACATTCAAGTTCAAGCCGTCGATCAGACGCCAGTTCAGAGGCAAGGAGGAAGAAGGCCCTTGCATCAAAGGCCAAAGCATCCAAGGAGTTCTTACAGAAGCAGGCCCAGATCCGTAGGAAGCAAGCGGAGTTAGAGGAGCAGGAGGCCATGACCCAAGCTAGAACTCAACGGCTTAAACAAGAGCTTAACGTGGACCTAGATCTAGTAAAGAATGAACAACTGTGTGCTGAGGCAGAAGCTGAAGCAGAGGCGTATGAAGAAATGGCTTTGGAGGAAAATGGTCAAATGTTGCCGGATGAGGTTGAAAGTTCATATGAAAGAACCAAAGTGTTTGTTAACGACCATTCAGGCATTCCACATGAGGATGTAGCTCTACGTCCCACAGCCAGAGCGTTCATACCTCAAACACAGAGTGCTGCCAACACAAGACCATCAGATGAAAGTCCTCCACTCCGTGATCATAAGGATGAGGTGATGCCAACGATAGTGAATTTCCTTATGAGAAAGGAATTAGCCTCCTCTCGACTTTTCGTTTTCAATGATAAGCCTAATCATTATATCTCATGGAGAACGACCTTTAAGGCAGTAGTTCAAGAGGCTTCTCTCGGTGCAGCAGAGGAGTTAGACCTCTTGGTGAAGTGGCTGGGTCCTACATCCTCAACATATGCATTAAGTATTAGAAGCAGTAACGGAAGTAATCCTGACCTTGGCAAAAGGCTGCTTTGGGAGAGATTGGATGAACGGTTTGGCAGTCCAGAAGCTGTTGAAGCTTGTCTCAGATCCAAGCTTGACAATTTCCCAAAGACCATCGACAACGTGAGGATGTATGAGTTAGCAGATGTTTTAACGGAAATACTAGTATTAAAGGAAGATCCAAGATACCAACAGATTTTGGCGCATTACGACTCGCCATTGGGGATTAGGCAAGTTTTGAACAAATTACCAACTCGTCTCCAGTTTAAGTGGAATGATAGAGCCTTTTCTTACAAGAACACTAGAAATGTATCGTTTCCTCCTTTTTCATACTTTGTGACCTTTATTAAGGACATGGCTCGACTACTAAATGACCCAAGTTTCTCTATAGAAGGACAAAAGTCGACAAGTGGGGAAGTTAGAAACCCTAAAAAGACGGACAACAGATCAATCACAGTAAAGAAAACAGAAGTCACTTCAAAGGAGAAGGAACTCGATACCAAGATGTGTCCCCTTCACAACTCGCGGACGCATTTCCTAAACGAATGCAGAGATTTCGGGAGAAGGCCCATCGAGGAAAGGAAAAATCTGCTGAAGGAACACAAGATATGTTTCAAGTGCTGtacaacagacaaacatatcGCTAAGGACTGTAAGGCACAGGTGAGCTGTTCTGTCTGTGGTAGCAAAAGGCATCTAACAGTACTTCATGAGCGGAGGGACAGCGATCATACACGGAACAAAGAAAATTTGACTAATCCGAGAAATCAGGTTGAGAAGCACAATCAGGCGGAAACACACCAAAGCAGTGAGAATCAGAAAGTCAACACACACTGCACACTAGTTTGTGGGGATGGATTCCACGGCAGGTCCTGCTCTAAGATAGTCTTGGTAGAGGTATTTTCAGAGGACGAACCCAGTAAACGAGTTTCAACTTACGCTTTGCTTGACGACCAAAGTAATCGATCTCTAGCTTCTACTGAACTTTTGGATTCTCTTGGAATGGCGGGGAGGGAAATAGAATATACTCTTACCTCCTGTTCTGGAAGATCTAAATTGTCTGGTCGGAAGGCCATTGGCCTTGTTATTCGGTCAAGTGAAGGATCCACGATGTATTCCCTTCCTCCATTGATTGAATGCAATAATATACCTACTGATGAATCCGAAATACCAACGCCTGAAGTCGTTCGGCACTTTAGCCATCTAAAGCAGCTTGGCTCAAGGATTCCGGAATACAAACCTGATTGCTCTGTCGGTTTGCTGATAGGCAGAGATCTACCAGAGGCACATCACGTAAACCAACAAATTACCGGACCACGAGGCTCACCCTTTGCGCAACGCACTGGCTTAGGCTGGGTGATCGTTGGTGAGGTCTGCTTGAACAAAGCCCACCCTCCAGATAGAGATATCCAGGTCAGTACGTTCAAGACCAACTTTGTAAACGGACATGCTTCCATATTAGCTCCCTGTAAAAACTACCTTTGGGTAAAGGAGGAGATACGTTATGACCCATTATTTGAGAGAGGAAAGGATGATGAGAAGCCAGCTTGGTCTGTAGAGGACAGGGAGTTCATGGAAATTATGAGTAACCAGTGTGTGCAAGATGAAGACGGATTTTGGGTTGCACCCTTGCCATTCCGAACCGGAAGAACGAAATTGCCAAACAACAAGTCGGTGGCCATAAAAAGGGCAATGATTCTGGACAGAAGTTTGAAGACCGATAAAGACAAAAGAGACCACTTCGTCGCCTTCATGAAAAAGGTTCTGGATTCTGGGGCGGCTGAGGTAGCACCTCCACCCCAAGGCGAGGTGTGGTACCTTCCATTTTTCGGGGTTTACAACTCAAAGAAACCAGGGAGGATAAGAGGAGTTTTTGACTCATCCGCAGAGTTTAAAGGAACGTCCCTAAACCAGAATCTGCTATCGGGTCCCAACCTGACAAACAGCTTACTATCCATACTTTTGCGCTTCCGCAAGGACAAATATGCAGTGTCCGCAGATATAGAGCAGATGTTTTATCGGTTTTTGGTTAAGGAGGAACATCGGAACTTCCTTCGTTTCTTCTGGTACAGAAACAATGATCCAAATCTCGACTTAATAGAGTACCGGATGCGAGCCCATGTTTTTGGCAACAGCCCATCGCCAGCAGTTGCGACCTTTGCTCTTCATAAAGCCGTGGAGAAGGCAGACGGTGACATACGAAACTTCGTCATGAATGACTTTTATGTCGACGATGCACTAACATCCGGCCCTGATGCTAGCGAGGTAACTGCTCTTTTGAAGAGGACACAGTCGGTTTTGCAAAATAATGGTAACATTCGTCTTCACAAAGTCGTATCCAACAGCATGGAGATAGTTAAGGCATTCCCACAGGAGGATTTGAGTGAAGGACTCGCATCCATAGACATTAAGGCAGATAAGATGCCAACTCAAAGCAGCCTTGGCGTATCATGGAACTTAGACTCTGACACCTTCCATTTCGACGTACAGCTTCCTGTGCAATCAGAAACGCGTCGAGAAATGCTATCAACATTGAACAGCATTTTTGATCCCATGGGAATTCTGTCACCGTTCTCCATTCAGGGACGCATATTGTTAAGGGAGTTAACTACGGGAGCCAGTTGGGACACACCCCTGCCTATCAGTTATCAAAATAAGTGGAATGCATGGAAGGCATCTTTGACAAGTCTGAAGGACATGCAGATTCCGCGGATGTTCACACCGATTTCGACAAGCATAGCAGAGGATGTCCAGCTGCATGTGTATTGTGATGCTTCGGAGCTCGCTGTTGCTGCAGTTGCCTACATGCAAACTCGCTCTGGAGGTGATTCTCATATTGGATTCGTGATGGGCAGAGCCAAGTTGGCTCCGTCCAAAGGGCACACTATCCCTAGATTAGAGCTGTGTGCAGCCGTCTTAGCCGTCGAAGTTGGCGAAGTCGCATGTGAAACTTTGGGAGTTGAGAACGTTCGGTATCACAGTGATAGTAGAGTGGTTCTTGGATACATTAACAACAGAACTAGGAGGTTTTACACCTATGTAGCTAATCGCGTGGAGAGGATACTCCGGAGTTCAAGGCCCTCACAGTGGATTTACGTTTCTACTTGTGATAATCCAGCTGATCAAGCAACACGTTCGTCAGCAACGCTTAAGGGTTTCGAGAAGAGTTTGTGGTTACAGGGTCCTAAACAACTTCCGAAGAACCATGATTCGACGTATGACCTTGTCGAGCCGGATAATGATAAAGAACTCAGACCCACGGTTACTAGTCTTAAAACAGTGTGTCAGAAAACTCCGTGTACAAGGTTTGAACACTTTTTCCAGTTGGAGACGTCTTGCGAATGCTGTACTCTTGATCAAACGTGCAGTTCAACGTTTCAGGAATCGATGGAGAGGTAA